A genome region from Gadus chalcogrammus isolate NIFS_2021 chromosome 7, NIFS_Gcha_1.0, whole genome shotgun sequence includes the following:
- the LOC130385976 gene encoding connector enhancer of kinase suppressor of ras 2-like: MALVMEPVSKWSSSQVVDWMKGLDDCLQQYTQTFEREKVGGDQLLRITHQELEDLGVSRIGHQELILEAVDLLCALNYGLETENLKTLSHKLHASAKNLQNFITSRRRSGHYDGHATHKLPNDFLTSVVDLIAAAKSLLAWLDRCYFFFRSPFAAVADYSLTRNNVIQLCLELTTIVQQDCSVYETENKILHVCKTLSGVCDNIISLSSDPMVSQAAHLEVVKLANIKSTEGLGMYIKSTYDGLHVITGTTEGSLADRCKKIHAGDEVIQVNHQTVVGWQLKNLVNSLRGDPSGVKLTLKKRPQSTLTSTPALLKNMRWKPLALQPIFPQSPSSSVATPTSTLTTPSRRDSCALQELYIPPPPAEPYTPRDEKGELPVDELQQDVPLAKGSESPNSCLDLESRGRRFPPLEEDAVLYCYEYDHNQRLSPGPRGSTPTYGRLRPISMPLEYNWVGDCDEPMKLNRESRRDNSLLRYASEDRSTGQEDYMSARSLGHGRRKSDKAASPAHYTLVPALQMDVSMSTSSSDSASLYKVFERSSIRSRSKKKSTVLSVPENPMSLVSKRRISCKDLGQGEECEGWLWKKKDAKTYFSQRWKKYWFILKGSCLYWYRNEEDEKAEGFVSLPEFKIDRATECRKKFAFKACHPRIKSFYFAAENVDDMVRWLSRLSMAAAGFAPQQERVPQDQDYWSESDHEDTELNAVPKQDSPPPPYDTYPRPSSASPYMEAKHSHRSSSDTFHSRSSHEDYRPSSSQDYLPSSAHEDYHPSSDYLSSSAQDYQEGSVSNNNGSVSPGDLRHPRPDRQSTLPSHRTALMLESYVPARLPPRPSLDGEGGGGGKHRSFTLPRDSGLHAILAAAGNMAERGEPGGYRMERPAHGDGERERRLQADSLGDLYRALERASVSPGADPRPGARLEYKRSFVRRTNDPLLSEKLHRLRVLHSSLKNVPDSLTSE, encoded by the exons AACTACGGGCTGGAGACGGAGAACCTGAAGACCCTGTCCCACAAGCTGCACGCCTCGGCCAAGAACCTGCAGAACTTCATCACCAGCCGGCGCCGCAGCGGCCACTACGACGGCCACGCCACCCACAAGCTGCCCAACGACTTCCTCACCTCCGTGGTGGACCTCATCGCCGCCGCCAAGAGCCTGCTGGCCTGGCTCGACAG GTGCTACTTCTTTTTCAGGTCACCGTTTGCGGCGGTGGCCGACTACTCCTTGACGAGGAATAATGTCATCCAGCTGTGTCTGGAGCTCACTACGATTGTGCaacag GACTGCTCCGTGTACGAGACAGAAAACAAAATCCTCCACGTG TGCAAGACCCTTTCGGGAGTGTGTGACAACATCATCTCCCTGTCGTCGGACCCCATGGTGTCGCAGGCGGCCCACCTGGAGGTGGTGAAGCTGGCCAACATCAAGTCCACGGAGGGATTG GGAATGTACATCAAATCCACATACGACGGGCTTCACGTCATCACGGGGACCACAGAAGGA tcgcTGGCAGACCGCTGTAAGAAGATCCATGCTGGGGATGAGGTCATCCAGGTTAATCACCAGACAGTG GTGGGCTGGCAGCTGAAGAACCTGGTGAACTCGCTGCGTGGAGACCCCTCTGGTGTGAAGCTGACGCTGAAGAAACGGCCACAGAGCACGCTCACATCTACCCCCGCGCTGCTCAAGAACATGAGATGGAAGCCCCTAGCGCTGcag CCCATCTTCCCTCAGAGTCCCAGCAGTAGCGTTGCCACGCCAACAAGCACCCTCACCACCCCGTCCAGGAGAGACAGCTGTGCTCTGCAGGAACTctacatcccccctccccctgctgagCCCTACACAcccag GGATGAGAAGGGCGAGCTGCCCGTGGACGAGCTCCAGCAGGACGTCCCGCTGGCCAAGGGCTCCGAGTCGCCCAACTCCTGCCTGGACCTGGAGTCCCGCGGCCGGCGCTTCCCCCCGCTCGAGGAGGACGCCGTGCTGTACTGCTACGAGTACGACCACAACCAGCGGCTgtccccggggccccggggcagCACGCCCACCTACG GCAGACTCAGGCCCATCTCAATGCCCCTGGAATACAACTGGGTGGGAGACTGTGACGAGCCAATGAAGCTcaacagagagagcaggagag ataacTCTCTGCTGCGCTATGCCAGTGAGGACCGCAGCACAGGCCAGGAGGACTACATGTCGGCACGCAGCCTGGGCCACGGCCGACGCAAGAGTGACAAGGCAGCAAGCCCCGCCCACTACACGCTGGTCCCCGCCCTCCAGATGGACGTCTCCATGTCCACGTCCAGCTCTGACTCCGCCTCTCTTTACAAG GTGTTCGAGCGCTCCTCAATCCGCTCCAGGTCCAAGAAGAAGAGCACAG TCCTCTCCGTGCCCGAGAACCCCATGTCCCTGGTCAGTAAGAGACGCATCTCCTGCAAGGACCTGGGCCAGGGCGAGGAGTGCGAGGGCTGGCTGTGGAAAAAGAAGGACGCCAAGACCTACTTCTCCCAGAGGTGGAAGAAGTACTGGTTCATTCTGAAGGGCAGCTGCCTGTACTGGTACCGGAACGAGGAG GACGAGAAGGCGGAAGGCTTCGTGAGTCTCCCCGAGTTTAAGATCGACCGTGCCACCGAATGCAGAAAGAAGTT TGCCTTCAAGGCCTGCCATCCCCGAATCAAGAGCTTCTACTTTGCTGCAGAAAACGTCGATGACATGGTCCG GTGGCTGAGCCGTCTGTCGATGGCCGCCGCTGGCTTTGCCCCGCAACAGGAGAGGGTCCCCCAGGACCAAG ACTACTGGAGTGAGAGTGACCATGAAGACACAGAGCTGAACGCAGTGCCTAAACAGGAcagcccacctccaccctacgaCACCTACCCCAGACCCTCCTCG GCGAGTCCTTACATGGAGGCCAAACACAGCCACCGCTCCTCTTCCGACACCTTCCACTCCCGCTCCTCCCACGAGGACtaccgcccctcctcctcccaggactacctcccctcctccgcccACGAGGACTACCACCCCTCCTCC gactacctctcctcctccgcccaggACTACCAGGAAGGCAGCGTCAGCAACAACAACGGCAGCGTTTCCCCGGGCGACCTCCGCCACCCCCGGCCGGACCGGCAGTCCACGCTGCCGTCCCACCGCACCGCCCTGATGCTGGAGAGCTACGTCCCCGCCCGGCTCCCCCCGAGACCCTCcctggacggggaggggggcggcggtggGAAGCACCGCAGCTTCACCCTGCCCCGGGACAGCGGGCTGCACGCCATCCTGGCGGCGGCGGGCAACATGGCGGAGCGGGGGGAGCCGGGGGGCTACAGGATGGAGCGCCCCGCCCACGGAG ACGGGGAGCGGGAGCGCAGGCTGCAGGCCGACTCTCTGGGGGATCTCTACCGGGCTCTGGAGCGGGCCAGTGTGTCCCCCGGCGCCGACCCCAGGCCTGGCGCGCGCCTGGAGTACAAGCGCTCCTTCGTCCGGCGCACCAACGACCCCCTGCTGAGCGAGAAGCTCCACCGGCTCCGCGTGCTGCACAGCTCGCTGAAG AATGTGCCC GACAGTCTAACCAGCGAGTAG
- the rnf167 gene encoding E3 ubiquitin-protein ligase RNF167 has protein sequence MVDSGVWDIGARLGLCLALCCTLTPSPTHAYIYAHYVNMSASLFEDLPALFGSELPQQGLRGVLVASRPMNACSAIEPAPLPPQGNANLTKFIVLIKRYECNFDIKVLHAQQAGYSAVIIHNMYSDVLLNMNASNETIAEEIDIPAVFTSYYASQVLRKHIIPDEGAYVILRLEVAFPLVYYLIPFTGVVGLIMLVMGLVMVVRCVQYRKRLRRNRLSKEQLKRLPIHKFRKGDDYDVCAICLDDYEDGDKLRVLPCSHAYHSKCVDPWLTQSKKTCPVCKQRVTRPHPDHPESESEEEEEEEEVVTARRRDPEGGGGAEGDSERTPLLRPSNPGSPSGSLASSYCATVTVTTAQCLAPSPRCDSPLLGGYQGYYSPEESSDSEGEGAGEVAQPTEDDTARLLGTGGLNV, from the exons ATGGTGGATTCTGGGGTGTGGGACATCGGCGCTCGGCTGGGCCTTTGTCTGGCTCTTTGCTGCACATTGACACCCTCACCTACGCACGCCTACATCTACGCG CATTATGTGAATATGAGCGCATCGTTGTTCGAGGACCTGCCGGCGTTGTTTGGCTCCGAGCTCCCCCAACAGGGTCTAAGG GGTGTGTTAGTGGCGTCTCGTCCAATGAATGCCTGTTCAGCAATAGAGCCAGCCCCATTGCCCCCCCAAGGCAATGCCAACCTCACTAAGTTCATAGTTCTGATCAAACGTTATGAATGTAACTTCGACATAAAG GTCCTTCATGCCCAGCAGGCTGGCTATAGTGCTGTCATCATCCACAACATGTACTCGGACGTCCTGCTCAATATGAACGCCAGCAATG AAACCATCGCGGAGGAGATCGACATCCCTGCAGTGTTCACCAGCTACTATGCCTCCCAAGTTCTCCGGAAACATATAATTCCAGATGAAGG GGCTTATGTGATTCTGAGGCTGGAGGTGGCTTTCCCGCTTGTGTACTATCTCATTCCCTTCACGGGAGTGGTGGGCCTCATCATGCTGGTTATGGGCCTCGTCATG GTTGTACGCTGTGTGCAGTACAGAAAACGTTTGAGGAGGAATCGCCTGTCCAAGGAGCAACTGAAGCGCCTTCCAATCCACAAGTTTAGAAAAG GTGATGACTACGATGTTTGTGCAATCTGTCTGGATGACTACGAAGACGGAGACAAGCTGAGGGTATTGCCGTGTTCTCATG cCTACCACTCCAAGTGTGTGGATCCATGGCTCACGCAGAGCAAGAAGACCTGCCCCGTGTGCAAGCAGCGCGTCACCCGGCCCCACCCGGACCACCCCGAGTCCGaatccgaggaggaggaggaggaggaggaggtggtgaccGCCCGGCGCCGGGACCctgagggcggcggcggcgccgaaGGCGACTCGGAGCGCACGCCGCTGCTCCGGCCCTCCAACCCCGGCTCCCCGTCCGGCAGCCTGGCCAGCTCCTACTGCGCCACGGTCACCGTGACCACCGCCCAGTGCCTGGCGCCGTCCCCCCGCTGTGACTCCCCACTGCTGGGGGGCTACCAAGGCTACTACTCCCCCGAGGAGAGCTCAGACTCGGAGGGCGAGGGCGCCGGGGAGGTCGCGCAGCCCACCGAAGACGACACCGCCCGGCTCTTGGGGACAGGTGGGCTGAAcgtctga